Proteins encoded in a region of the Phoenix dactylifera cultivar Barhee BC4 chromosome 3, palm_55x_up_171113_PBpolish2nd_filt_p, whole genome shotgun sequence genome:
- the LOC103704097 gene encoding uncharacterized protein LOC103704097: MTSTMQTDEAAHEEIRVMEYGAQARIQHHFSKSSKERELTPRQIRHIKMREKEKGLKTAKLNAMTGSDQHAPSVGSASSMPSGSCQKPWPGTKATGAEELVKHMSEVPSYLQRMERRGNIQEKALNFGVLDWGLLEKWTYHQKQMANERGENNSSSSSNQSSSFSTFGSSIQSRGSTGSPIPRRKQSASRKARRNPSVMGSQTQLMENRSSEHVMDFQDPITSNINFSFGHDQHLDADRGRGTDYMRRKNLKDKRKYSGFNGTSRNMSLPPDLSTSCATSKDDATSEILKSVEAEDGRSKKAGQKQDLTLFQNKECMWDRLEQSVHARCSSFESLVSNDGMPPEKHRNSFSGCSPDDIQSTYQSLHVPHSCRLPCGIFTDLPASASKILREKKVQITNPEGQNRKHGQFISSSCDQFQVNADDKLGQAEEKATTATGRELPACLSSAGPTFLSRRSWDGSSVQQSKSIACPDRSGGDKATENNKARRSPFKRILDPFLKPKNHIYFSGPIAASSIHSSHELNDAGKPLMREELALSYGQGNSSDTGINFIWQSKGNLNSSSQAPNDGRGSRKDEGKLASTRQALLQLAWKNGLPLFMFSSSDSEILAATMSKKSIANEDNCKCVYTIFSVHEVKKKSGVWINPTRKTKKHGLLSNVVGRLKVSGSMLTSYDSKSHSVVREFVLLGSEMAPTSHESAGSVCNNELAAIIAQDPQEKPESSRVHLVHSSKCKDSSPVNSAENVCSCCQQKISLQLDQNNDNSSLPTVIAILPSGVHGLSDEGEPSPLIQRWKSGGTCDCGGWDEGCMLTTLTANQEKRSLDLVQASCTTDGTHRFELFVQGGSRESKHAFSMVSFKEGLYTVDFRSSIALLQAFAICISIVHSRKSTIRSVEAETLQEHIIAENARKAPASYVPNHPPLSPVGRA; the protein is encoded by the exons ATGACTTCAACAATGCAGACAGATGAAGCAGCGCACGAGGAAATCAGAGTAATGGAGTATGGTGCACAAGCAAGGATTCAGCATCACTTCTCaaaatcatcaaaggagagagagTTGACCCCCAGACAAATCAGGCATATAAAAATgcgagagaaggagaagggctTGAAAACTGCAAAGCTCAATGCAATGACAGGTTCGGATCAGCATGCTCCGAGTGTGGGCTCAGCCTCTTCTATGCCCTCTGGGAGCTGTCAGAAGCCTTGGCCCGGTACGAAGGCAACTGGAGCTGAAGAGCTGGTCAAACACATGTCAGAGGTTCCAAGTTATCTCCAGCGCATGGAGAGAAGAGGCAACATTCAGGAGAAGGCACTGAATTTCGGAGTTCTTGACTGGGGGCTTCTTGAGAAGTGGACATACCATCAGAAACAAATGGCAAATGAGAGAGGTGAAAATAATTCATCATCTAGTAGTAATCAGTCCTCTTCATTTTCTACATTTGGATCATCTATCCAATCTCGTGGAAGCACGGGTAGCCCTATTCCTCGAAGGAAGCAATCTGCTTCTAGGAAAGCTCGTCGAAATCCATCTGTTATGGGAAGTCAAACACAGCTGATGGAGAATAGAAGTTCTGAACATGTCATGGATTTTCAGGATCCAATAACTTCGAACATTAACTTTTCTTTTGGGCATGACCAGCATCTAGATGCAGATCGGGGTAGAGGTACCGATTATATGAGGCGCAAGAATTTAAAAGACAAGAGAAAATATTCGGGCTTCAATGGCACATCTCGTAACATGTCCCTACCTCCAGACTTGAGCACTTCATGTGCAACTTCCAAAGATGATGCTACCTCAGAAATACTCAAGTCAGTAGAGGCTGAAGATGGTAGATCAAAGAAAGCAGGACAAAAGCAAGACCTAACTTTGTTTCAGAACAAGGAATGCATGTGGGATCGTCTCGAACAGAGTGTTCATGCGAGATGTAGTAGCTTTGAGTCCTTGGTATCTAATGATGGAATGCCACCAGAAAAGCATCGCAACAGTTTTTCAGGTTGCTCTCCCGATGACATCCAGTCCACCTATCAATCTCTTCACGTTCCCCATTCATGTCGACTCCCTTGCGGCATTTTTACTGATCTACCTGCATCAGCCAGCAAAATTCTGCGAGAAAAGAAAGTTCAGATCACTAACCCAGAAGGCCAAAATAGGAAACATGGCCAATTTATTAGCAGTTCTTGTGACCAATTTCAAGTTAATGCGGATGATAAATTAGGTCAAGCTGAAGAAAAGGCAACCACTGCAACAGGAAGAGAATTGCCTGCCTGTTTGTCAAGTGCTGGTCCAACTTTTCTAAGCAGACGTTCATGGGACGGTTCATCTGTACAGCAATCAAAATCAATTGCTTGTCCAGACAGGTCTGGTGGGGATAAGGCAACTGAAAATAACAAAGCTAGGCGCAGCCCATTTAAGAGGATATTAGATCCATTCCTTAAGCCAAAGAACCACATTTATTTTTCTGGGCCAATTGCAGCCTCATCCATTCATAGCTCTCACGAGCTAAATGATGCTGGTAAGCCTCTGATGAGGGAAGAATTAGCATTATCATATGGGCAGGGCAACTCATCCGATACAGGCATTAATTTCATTTGGCAGTCAAAGGGAAATCTGAACTCCTCAAGTCAGGCGCCCAACGACGGCAGAGGGTCACGTAAAGATGAGGGGAAATTGGCTTCGACAAGGCAAGCTCTTTTGCAACTGGCTTGGAAGAATGGACTGCCTCTGTTTATGTTCTCATCTAGTGATAGTGAAATTCTTGCAGCCACAATGAGTAAGAAAAGCATAGCTAATGAAGACAACTGCAAATGCGTTTATACAATATTCTCTGTTCATGAAGTTAAGAAGAAAAGTGGAGTGTGGATTAACCCTACAAGAAAGACTAAGAAACATGGGCTGCTCTCTAATGTCGTTGGCCGGTTGAAGGTTTCAGGTTCCATGCTGACCAGTTATGATTCCAAGAGCCACTCTGTTGTGAGAGAATTTGTTTTGCTTGGTTCTGAGATGGCACCAACATCCCATGAATCTGCTGGTTCTGTGTGTAATAATGAGCTTGCGGCCATAATTGCCCAGGATCCTCAAGAGAAGCCGGAAAGTTCTAGGGTTCATTTAGTACATAGCAGCAAATGCAAGGACTCATCACCAGTAAATTCAGCAGAAAATGTATGTTCTTGTTGCCAGCAGAAAATCAGTCTGCAGCTCGATCAGAATAATGATAATTCATCCCTACCTACAGTCATAGCCATACTTCCAAGTGGGGTTCATGGCTTGTCGGATGAAGGAGAACCCTCCCCTTTGATCCAAAGATGGAAATCAGGCGGAACATGCGATTGTGGTGGTTGGGATGAAGGTTGCATGCTAACTACCCTGACTGCCAATCAAGAAAAAAGGAGCTTGGATTTAGTCCAAGCTAGTTGCACCACTGATGGTACTCACCGATTCGAATTGTTCGTTCAG GGTGGGTCTCGTGAAAGCAAACATGCCTTCAGTATGGTTTCTTTCAAAGAGGGACTGTATACAGTTGATTTCAGGTCATCTATTGCTCTACTGCAGGCTTTTGCAATTTGTATATCTATCGTCCATAGCAGGAAGTCTACCATCCGCTCAGTGGAAGCAGAGACTTTACAGGAACatataattgctgaaaatgcaaGGAAGGCGCCTGCAAGTTATGTACCAAACCACCCACCTCTTTCCCCTGTTGGGAGAGCTTAA
- the LOC103704096 gene encoding uncharacterized protein LOC103704096, which produces MRKLCPNFDREDGLDTVLEVPIPEEMFASGASSRSHKSLCTNMKAWMRSDHSHVGRTAPSPLGRGAELQLMLGVIGAPLVPFPIQTHKFALSHHLKEDPMEASMAEYIIQQYIAASGGEQALNSVSSMYAMGKVRMTATEFRASNGNNTGHANKKASKGGGGGEMGGFVLWQKKPDLWCLELVVAGCKISAGSDGKVAWRQTPWHQSHASRGPPRPLRRSLQGLDPRSTANLFSNAACIGEKTINGEDCFILRLDAEAAALQARSSNSMEIIGHTVWGYFSHRTGLLVQLEDSHLLRIKSTSEESVCWETTMESLMEDYRPVDGIYIAHAGRTTVSLCRFGDTIDGYTRTRMEETWTIEEVDFNIWGLSMDCFLPPGDLKEEKEGCDAMVKNTRPPIRAQAPFKIGPSKVAALDPYDLDSVEKEDRKP; this is translated from the exons ATGAGGAAGCTGTGTCCAAATTTTGACCGAGAAGATGGTCTGGACACCGTCCTCGAAGTCCCGATCCCTGAAGAGATGTTCGCGTCCGGAGCCAGCTCCCGAAGCCACAAATCTCTGTGCACCAACATGAAGGCGTGGATGCGATCCGATCATTCCCATGTAGGCCGGACTGCGCCCTCACCTCTCGGCAGAGGAGCCGAGCTCCAGCTCATGCTCGGTGTCATCGGCGCGCCTCTCGTCCCGTTCCCCATCCAAACCCATAAATTCGCCCTCAGTCACCACCTCAAGGAGGATCCGATG GAAGCATCAATGGCAGAGTACATAATTCAGCAATACATCGCGGCGTCAGGCGGCGAGCAAGCATTAAACTCGGTGAGTAGTATGTACGCCATGGGGAAGGTAAGGATGACGGCGACGGAATTCCGAGCAAGCAATGGCAATAACACCGGCCATGCCAACAAGAAGGCGAGCAAGGGTGGTGGTGGAGGGGAGATGGGAGGGTTCGTGCTGTGGCAGAAGAAGCCGGACTTGTGGTGTCTTGAGCTGGTGGTGGCCGGATGCAAGATCAGCGCTGGGAGCGACGGCAAGGTGGCATGGAGGCAGACACCATGGCACCAGTCCCACGCCTCCAGGGGACCGCCACGACCCCTTCGCCGATCCCTTCAG GGCCTTGACCCTAGGTCCACGGCCAACTTGTTCTCCAATGCTGCCTGTATTGGCGAGAAGACAATCAACGGCGAGGACTGTTTCATTTTAAGGCTCGACGCCGAGGCCGCCGCCCTGCAAGCTCGAAGCAGTAACAGCATGGAGATCATCGGGCACACAGTGTGGGGCTACTTCAGCCATCGCACCGGGCTGCTCGTCCAATTAGAAGACTCCCACCTCCTTAGAATCAAATCAACGAGCGAAGAAAGTGTCTGCTGGGAGACCACAATGGAGTCACTCATGGAAGACTACCGGCCGGTTGACGGCATCTATATCGCGCATGCTGGTCGAACTACTGTATCCCTATGTAGGTTTGGTGACACCATCGATGGATACACAAGGACACGCATGGAAGAGACGTGGACCATAGAAGAGGTGGACTTCAACATATGGGGCCTGTCCATGGACTGTTTTTTGCCCCCAGGGGACCtgaaagaggagaaggaaggtTGTGATGCAATGGTGAAGAACACGCGTCCACCTATCAGAGCTCAGGCCCCCTTCAAAATCGGTCCTTCTAAGGTTGCTGCACTCGACCCATATGACTTGGATTCAGTGGAGAAGGAAGATAGGAAGCCATGA